The sequence below is a genomic window from Lolium perenne isolate Kyuss_39 chromosome 7, Kyuss_2.0, whole genome shotgun sequence.
cccaccccatatgtgagtttgagtgcttccatttggaggagatGAGTGAGATACCGagtgagttgcgagaggtagttgataggtccatggaggccatcacatttgctaacaacttaacctctcctTCCTTCGTGTTCCctcatgttgcactaggttccatggaTGTTGAAGCGCCGATGATGGACAAGAACATGTACATGGTGCAAGAAAATCACATCACACCATgcttcgatgacgatgacgatgtcaACCATGTGGAGCATACAACTACCACAATACCTACATCAAATGAGTCGGAATACCAAGGTAAAACCAAAGGTATTGATGAGaccatgatccccattgtggacATGAAAAATGATGACTTGCTTCCTCTTGCTTGCGTTATGAGAACTACTTGCTATTTCACATGTGTTGTTGacaatgatgacattagcttccgcatgctttgcccaaaatgtttgcactattccatgatccttgcatccaagattgtgaacaattgctctttcttatgcttggtatgcaaaaatgcttatttcattgtccatgagatggcccccatagccttctctatttttcatgatcctaagttaccacatgccacgaatgcaccttcatgccatatgcactatcgccatgcatttcatattttcttgcttgacactaatggtgatgtgcaaaagacatggaacatcatgatggatgatgttttCATCTACCAttgacacacgctttttgttttgctTATTCCATGTATAGGTACACGAacgacaacttccaccgccacggagcatgagttgacgaAGCGAGCTctagagagctaccccaacaaggacgaaaTACGTCATCCAATCCGTGAGATTCACACCAACGGGTATGTTCACAAAAgctttcgccctcgtgtgttttcgacatctcttgtcgagcttccggtttggtccaattcttcgtcacctcttttgcttcttatgcaacatatcttgaaacatcttgtcggcacaatgattgttgtatgtcttgatgatatcatcatacactccgagaatctcgaggaccatgtcatacatgtgagagacaccttatgcatcttgtgccacatgtcacacaaaaagttgctctcctttggatttctcatttcatctatggcaattgaaatggattctttgacacttgaggatactcataatcggctcacgccaaccatgctTTCCCAAGCTAAAAGTTTCCATAGCTTTtctattgcacataacaattttgcccaaaattttgccacaATTTCTTGCCTTTTGAATGTTCCATTTGTCTGGGACAACGCTATACAACACATTTTTGACAACTTTCACAAGAATTTTGCACAAACTTTCGCTCTACCAAATTTTGAATACACCAACACTCTTTTgttaccatttttgccaaatgtccCTTTGAGAACGGACTTGACGCTTCGTATTTGCATGAGAGCTTATTTGTCATCGATCACAACATTTGCAAACCCAAGTTTTCCATTCGAGATTTGCTTTTACCCGACTTTTCCTTTGGACGTGACATTCTCTCTCCACCACTtcatgggagaaccgtcatggaCTTCAACAAGGACGCCCGCACCACGACGAACATCCATAAGGATACAGGGGCAACAATACACGAACAAGTTCTTCGCCAAGCTACAAGGATCAACACCTACATCATCGACAACAAAaattccaagtacttggtgaacaTGACATACACCATCTCGGTTCTCTcaccacatcatggagatgaggaggaacaagagtcgaggacgactcttccccaaggggggggggggggggggagatgatgcagccccgcTCAAGGACGAAACTACATCATGGccaaatttggtttgtgttggattgtgtgtgtgtgtttgtatttggatcttgtgttcttcCTCTTCCCCATCTCTCTCatccactcacttggtcaaattcgtgggatctaGGCACATCCTAGCCCTTAAGCCTCATCAGGAGGAGGATGGAGCTTCCATCGGCGGGAGGCGGTGCTACGAGGAGGAGCGCATATGCTCCAAGGAGAGTCCGCGGTGCGTCCCACTGGAGTtcacgcgtcgccggcgttcaCGCGTCGCCGGCGAGATCCCTCACTGTAGGTGTTTCTAGGTGTGCCGGGAGGATGGTGCGGCCATTGCGtgatgtttttattttctttttcttcctcTGTGGAAAATATAAGAGGTGGATGTGGGATGGTGGTTCTGGAGGGACACGTGTCGGATGGGCGACTTGGAGGGTCGGGAGGAAATAATCCTCAGAAGGATCCTCAGCAGTTTAGATAAACCTCATTCATCAATTTGTAGACGGAGGAATATTTATAGATGGAGGAAGTACATTTTATTCAGATGTATATAAAAGAGATCGCAAGATTTTAATTCAGAGAGCAGTAGTTTTGGGTGGTATCAGCGTACTTCttcaacaacttaacaacactaccGGCAAATCCTTTCGGAGATACCGTCGGGATTTATACAGTGGCCGAGATGGCCATTTCTTGTGGATATGCACAAAGGCTACATGAGCTTCAGCATTTTTAGCCGCTCCTCGTGCTCCGGCTCAAGCTTCGGCGCCGTGTAGCTGCCGTGCAGATCTTCCACTACGTACTCCTGCATGTGAAAAGCGTTTATACAGAAGTCACAATCTGAGCGAGTGTTACTGCGCAGCAGAAATAGCTACTGCACATGGTTTGGAGTTTCCTTGCTTGTATGCTCATCCTAATTCCTAGTAAATGGTAAGTAGAGTACTCATATGATTGCTGCCACATAGAAGAGAGAACACTGGTTTGAGGGGGTTCTTGCCTTTGTGAGTTCTCTTTTGGTCAGGATGTGATAGTGCCGCTGCCAGATCCTCTGGACAGCCATGGTTGCCGCCAGGAATCCGTAGGCAATCCCAAGGATAGCAAATACGACGATAAAAACCACCACCAGTGCAAAGCAAGCCTCCAAAGAAGCAGGGAGGCAGTCCAAGATGCCCCAACCGTAGCAGCAGTTCCGACACCCAGCTAGGCACGGGTCTTGGTTGTCGTTGAAGGACGAGCAGTGCACTATCAACCCGAAAAAGCCAAGCAGTACAAAGAAAACCACAACACCTGGAGCATAAagacaccaagcattgaggaatgATGATGATGCAATAACAGGAGTTGCATTGGATGATGTACCAACCAATTTTTTTGGTCACAAATATGAATGATAAGGATGCATCATTATAATGAAAGGCTTTATTCGAATACCTATGCAGTAGTAGAATGGTATTGGATGCTTTGACAAAATGCGATCCCAACCTTCACTGAAACTGTTTCGGAAACTTCCGTCCCTGTCTAGGAAGTATGCAATAGCACTGATGATAGCAATAGTCTGTACAAAAAGGAAAGAGATGCAAATAATTGTTTAACCCGCCTGAATTTGAATTGAAAAGTGACATAATAATTTATTACTAGTACATCAGCTTATCCTTACTCCCAGAAAACAAATAGAGCACTAGTATTGCTAGGACACTCATCTACAAGTATTTGTCAGATCAGTACCTATCCAATAGGTGAAACTGAAATACCACTGAGATATACTTTCAATTTTGAATTTATTTTGTATTTTGTGATAGTTCGTACATTGGACCTACAGTTTTGTGAAATTTACTCAAGATTTAATACATAAATTGCAAATAATGCAACAATTGTCTAAGTCTTTAAGTTGTGCACCAATAAACTCTATGAGCATCTCTACCAACAAAGATAACACATGCCATCTTATGAAAGGGGAGACATCAAAAGAAATACTTTCAAATGTTAAAAGCTTACAATTTGAACAGCAAGAAAACCAAGTATAACATCTCTTGCGACAAAGAGCCGGAACTTTATCTTACGCCATGAGTTATCTTCCAAAGTTTCCACTCGAAGATGGAATTGAGCTTTGCATGTTGTGCAGTGTGAGAAAGCAAATCCTTCCTATAGTCAGCAGAAAAAACAGAAGCAACACTTAACTGTGTTTCTTGTTCAGAATGAATATATATCAATGACGAAAACATATCTAGAAGATGTAGCATCTAGTTAGGACATGTATTTTTAATAAAGCTAGGGAGTGAAGCACAAGTTCAACCTAGATTCTAACTGAATGTACCAACAGTGACATTGCCATGTCGATGCCTTCAAGCGACACAAATTTTGCTGCCGAACGTCAAAACTGTACCCTCCAAATCAAGCTGAATGATGATAGCTTGGAGAGATGCAGCTTGACTCCTAATGGATATCACTGCGAATACAAGTCTAAATTTGACAGCCTCTTTGCAATATCAGAATCTGCCATTTGAAAACAAGGTTAATGTGGAACTGTGGCATGTCCTACTGACATTACTATCACCAGAGAAAAAAAAATCTGGATAGCCATCTTCTGCTCTCTGTACAATACACATGATCTGTTTACTAACTACAGTACTCTGCGTACCAATATGCTACTGCCTTATGAATTTTTGAATGTATAGGTAATACCAACAAGATATACCAGTGTTGGCAATGGAAAGCAAGACAACACGACACATCAAGTGAATGTTTTAGATTAGCACCTTGAGGCACATAGTGTAAGATACACATATATACATTAAAATGGCCTGTAAGACAGTAACTATCGCAATTCATTTAAAAAATGATGTGTGAAATGACACTGGGAGATATGGTACCTTCACAGACCTCCAATGGTTAAGGCATGAACGGTGAACAAACTGCTGAGTTCCCTTGCACATGCAAGGTGATATCATCTCATCACCTACAAAAAAGATTTCACATGAATACAAAAGATTAGAATGACATGACATATTTGTTGGACAGGTAAAGAGCAAACTAAAGCACCCAACTAGCATTTGCTATCCAAATGTATAACAATTACAACCCAAATTATAAAGAACAGTACTGGCCCAAATTACATCTGGAAGactaaagagaaaatgaattagcAATATTTGGTTAAGTCAAAATAATCATGCGTGAAATGATACATATCCTGCTAGAACTTCTACTGGTTAGTCTAGTGTTAGCTTCAGGATTCAGACACCTGCAATGTGATCATGGATCTTCTGCAGACTCCAGGACAGTCGATGCAAGGTTGCATCACGTAAGATATAGACATCAGGAGGGTGCAAAGCCACGTTTCAGTTTGTCAATGTTATCCTATTCTTAAACTTTGCCTACTGGGTTATGGTACAGAATACATAGCAAATTAGTACAACATCACATAGAGATTTTGGACTATCAGTTGAAATTGCCAAATCGCGCTGTGCAAGTAATCAACAATGCACACACTTAATTATACTTGCCTCTATCAGAGAAGACACAAAAGCATTCCAAATTGAACTAAACCAATCCAGTTGACAAAACAAGAttgtactacctccgtcccatgTAAAGTTGTCcaagatttgtctaaattcagatgtatctagacactaaatagcatctagatacattcaaattttgacaaatctcggacatgtttcatgggatggagggagtatctaCAATATCATCGctcacacaacaaaatagtatctccaatacataagatcatcacctaTGTCCGACTCGGCCTCAAGGCAAATGCGGCAGCACGCGGCCGAAGAACCATCGGTCTCCTCGTCTTCAATCTCCAGCGTACTCACGGTCGCAGGCTGTGGTGGCGAGAGCTGGGGAATTGTGTCTGCCTCATCCGTCCTCTCAATGAGAGGGTCTGAATCACTAGGGATCGTCTCTTCTTCGCCCCTGTCCATCTGTGGCAGATTTCACTGTCTATCTACTGCAAAATAAGTCACCTCATTAAATGAAGAAATAGAAAATCCTGCAGTCAAATGATAGTTTCAACAGGTAGGAAGTATTCACATACGGAACCAAAGAATTAAAAGTTACTCAAATTGTAGAAAGAAAAGATAATCAAAACGGGAACAGCATGTCGACATTCGCAAGCCATTCGGTGGAACCAAGAAAACATGCACAAAGTCAATAAAAATCGTGGCTATACACCACACTGTTCCCCGCAAATCGACCCCCACAAATCCAATAAAACCCTACCAAAGTTCGTGCAAAGTTGCCCCGAGACGCGTAGTAACATCTCAAACACTAATTCGGACGAAGGCTGATACCCGAAACGAAATCCCCACCGATTTATTTCGACAGAAATACCGAAATAATGTGAAGGATCGAGAGAAACTCACCAGGGGAACCGAATTCTAGATCAGAAACCCCCACGGGATGAACAAACGAAGCGAGAAATCGTCAGGAAAGAGGACGAAGAAGCCCTAAATCCGTCTGTAGCTTTCCTCTCGCGTTGGGGACTTCTTCGAGGGAGGAAGAAGCAACGAGGAAGCGAACGCGATAGTACCAGACGTGGAGGTGGTAATCGGCAAAGCGGTGGAATTTTCTAGGAAGCACCTCCACGGGAAGTATAATCTTAATCAAGTTTTTTGTTGAACATTTATAGGGAGTTTTTTTAAGAGCGTGTAATAATCTTGTAACGTGGCCCAACCGTAATACTTTGGGCCTAGATTTTTTAAGCCCTAGACTTGAGCCCATGAGACGACAGCTTTCCCTGCAGCCGATAAAAAACAGCTTTCCCTGCCCAAGTGCTCACAATGGTTTCTCCTGCTTTTTTTGGGAAACTTAGTACAGATGCACACACTCATACAGACATACACACTTACCCCTATGCCTCCGACTGAAAATATTCCGTCTTTTAGTGATACACTAAAGTGTTAAATTTAGGATTTAAACTCTGGTGCGTTGGGGGtaccactgccctcctaaccagtggcgaagcgtgaacaaaacataagagtggaccaattccatagaaaacacaAAATATGCATGAAAACGGCCTCGCATAGTGAATAGTGTAAAATACATCATATTGCttgtattttttatttttgtgtaggCCGGAATATAAACTATTTCTCATTGAGATTTTCCGGGACCATACAATACATCATTTTCAAAATCTAgaatttttttgaaacttcaaaATATCGATTTCAATAAAATTCAAAAGCGGGTTCCATGAAGCCCGTCCTCCAAAGCCCCATTATTGCAGTGTTATGAATCTGTGATGATATACTCAAAACCAGTTAGATCATGAATTTTCGCATATTCCAAAGAAAAGAACATTGctaaatcaaaaaaataaaaatttgCATTGATACATCTGAATTACATAATCTGTGCGGGGAATCAATTAATACCAATCCTGAATGAAATAATCACCTAGCATGGACAGGGATAGGGCGTTGTAGCTTGCAGCAGCCTGCAGACTGGGTCGCTGGCTGCCGATACGGTGGTGTGCACCAGTGCAGGGGTAGGGAGCAGTAGCACTACGACGTTGGATCGCCGATCACGTCACCGAGATTTTGAAAAAAAGGGATTGAGGAGGAGACCAGATGGGGAGCCACAGAGAGGAATAGAGGAAGATCTAACGACAGAGGCAGGCGAGTCGCTGCAATTTGAGCGAGGACGTCAGAAAACATGGTGAGATCTGCTGATCTATTGGGCAACGATGGGTGACTACACGTAGTTTCATCTCCACGACGCTCCGCCCATGCTACTACCCAACCATAGGTTAATTCTCTCTACTGCTTTTTCTTGTTTTTCTTATTTACCTTGCCTCTTTTCAACAGCTATTTACCTTTCTTACctattcttttctattttctatttctcAATTCCTCTTTCATCTTGGGTTTTATTTACTTATTGTTTCATTTTAACAATCCATTCGCTCCATAGAGGAAGTATTAACTTTGTCTAAttttgtgtctagatacattaaaAATTGGGATGCAAGGAGTAATTTTTGTTGTTCATGTATTTTGTGATATgaagtgaaaggatcgtatgccgcactagAGGGGGTGATTAGGTGCTAaccaaattttagttctttttcaatttaggcttgatacaaaggtaaattctctagatatgcaactatgtgaatttacctatatgacaagatataCAACTAAGCAAGACATAACTAGACAAGATATAGCAGAGCtataaaggatagaggtaaccgagagtgaagCACGAGAGACactgagatgattcccgtagttccttccttttgaggggaagtacgtctacgtttggaggagtgcggGCGCCACAAAGGACAGATCAATGCCACGAAGgcctcactcagatctcctgtgagcaatgccacaaaggcctagcccacttccactaagggatttcctcgaggcggaaaccggatctttacaaggttcttggggcacacatccacaactgaatcggAGGCTCCCAAtagctgtaacaacacaacaataatAACAAGAACAAATTAACCACAAGCAACTAGGGTTTCAAAATGGAACACTATCAAAGGGGCCCTCAAGCAAataagggggaaatgtaaatcgcttcggtgaagatgtagatcggggtcttctccttcgattctccaaagatcaagagctttggatggttggaggaggagatctagtgatagggcaaaggtgtccgatctttcgatgagatggagataattcgatttgttggtggagttcgtgcttgacgatccgactacacgtgcaaagctcgtgcgccaatgcaatcgctaggacaatctccgggagttactgatcttgcgggagcacgatcagcctgaccagcgagggtcttaattcctacctgaaatcgagaacaagtaagaactaatattgcaatcagaatattgcagatatagatgaaagctttattgaaaaggtgggattccgaatagtcggtcttgttctgggcgttggcctcaaaagaagtacacgagatggctaacttttagtctaatcaaaatccgagtctaaacgtgacggctatgggggtatttaaaggaggaaaaggtggggtttcggccaaccatacgtatggtggtcgaaccaaaccctagaaggccttttccccttcaatacggactctaaaaagtggctgacttaattcctgcgaaaatgacatgggcctggcccaaaactaaaggtgatgcagcaccataacatgctatggacgaaattatgaagtggaaaacactatatttcgtccatgtcttcatctcttcttatggtggcttcaaagttctgaaatctccacttgcggcgtcatcttcaatcctcaaacgcttgctgtcATCTCCTCCATACGtggtcatgctccaatgcttgtcctcctcatccatgcttggtccatcattcctaagagtaacaaacatatctgatttaggtagcatcatattctcatgtatgtgaggaatagttccaagaaacgaaagtacctgatagttaagttgcttggcacgagctcgagtgattggtccttgtatttgtgtggctgtaggtacagcggttgtatcaagagttgggatgtcctcatcatgccccccttcttgaattgaagtcgtcctcgacgaaagctcctcttcttcaccaaagtaaggcttcaaatctgcaatgttaaatgtaggactaaccggacccaattctgcaggaagctcaagtttatatgcattatcatttatttactctaacaccttaaaaggaccagcagcgcggggcattagtttagacttgcgcaattcaggaaaacgatctttgcgcaaatgcaaccaaacaagatcaccaacatcaaacacaacatgctttcttcctctatccccagcaattttatacttagcattcatgcgtgcgatgttgtctttagtagtctcatgcaattttagtatcaattcagcacggtctgtagcatccaaattattttgcacagaagatggtaaaaggcaacaaatcaataggtgcacgtggtacaaaaccataaacaatctcaaatgggcacatcttagtggtagaatgcagtgaacgattgtaagcaaattcaacatgaggtaaacattcttcccacaattttaagttcttcttcaaaacagcccgcagcatagtagacaaagttctatttactacttcagtttgtccatcagtttggggatgacatgtagtactaaacagcaatttagtccccaacttagcccataaacatctccaaaagtggctaagaaatttagtatcacgatcagaaacaatagtatttggcacaccatgtaaacgcacaatttcgcgaaagaacaaatcgcaagaacatgtgtag
It includes:
- the LOC127300903 gene encoding uncharacterized protein yields the protein MDRGEEETIPSDSDPLIERTDEADTIPQLSPPQPATVSTLEIEDEETDGSSAACCRICLEAESDIGDEMISPCMCKGTQQFVHRSCLNHWRSVKEGFAFSHCTTCKAQFHLRVETLEDNSWRKIKFRLFVARDVILGFLAVQITIAIISAIAYFLDRDGSFRNSFSEGWDRILSKHPIPFYYCIGVVVFFVLLGFFGLIVHCSSFNDNQDPCLAGCRNCCYGWGILDCLPASLEACFALVVVFIVVFAILGIAYGFLAATMAVQRIWQRHYHILTKRELTKEYVVEDLHGSYTAPKLEPEHEERLKMLKLM